CCACGCGGCATATTGCGGGTGGCGGCACCGGCCTCTTTCGCGCGGATGCATATCGTGCCCGGCCTGCCGGATTGTTTTGCCAGATATCCTGATCTGTCTCTGGACCTGCGCATCTCCGACACGATCGTCGACCTGGTCGAGGGCGCCTTCGATGTGGCGGTCCGCTACACCGAACCGAGCGACTCATCCTTCGTGGCGCGCCGTCTGGCCCCCGACAATCGCGTCCTCGTGGCGTCGCCGGACTATCTCCGGCAGCACGGGCGGCCCGATACGCCGGACGATCTGGCGCACCACACTTGTCTCGTGGTCGGCACTCTGGATCTTTGGACATTCCGGGGCGACAATGGCGAGACGATCGAGCGGCGCGTGACGCCGAGCCTGCGCATCAATGACGGCGGAGCCGTGCGCGACGCCGCATCCGCCGGCCTCGGCATCGCGCTCATGGCGACGTGGTGCGCGGCAGACGAGATCCGATCCGGCCTTCTTGTGCCGGCTCTGCCGCGCTTTCCGCTCATCTCGACCCAGACATTATGGGCGCTTTATCCCAGCAATCGCGAACTCGCTCCCAAGGTCCGGGTTTTCATAGACTGGCTCGTCAAGCGCTTCGGCAACCAGCCTTATTGGGACGAGGGACTGGACGCGATCCTCGGCAAGGCCGGTTGAGGGCTCAGCAAGGTCCCGCCCTCGCCTGGCGCCTCACCCTTGCGGCATCTGCGCGCGCAGACGGGCATTTTCCGCCTCCAGGGATTCCAGCCTGTCCCGGATCGGCTGCAGGGCGGCTGCCATCTGGGCTTCGGTGAACCGCGGCACGATGTGCTGGGGGCAGTTCCAGTCGAAATTCTGCAGTCGCAGGCGGATGATCCTCTCGACCTTTCCCGTTGCACCGGCGAGCACTGCATCCGTCATCGCAGGATCTGCGTCGAGAGCGACGACATCTGCGTAGACATAGATTTTGAGGCGCGCCCGGCGCGGATAATCCATCAGGAAGAGACAGGCCTTGTCGTTCGCCGACAGGTTGCCAAGGCTGATATACTGGAAATTGCCGCGATAATCGGCGAAGGCCAGCGTCTGATCGTCGAGGACCTTCAAAAACCCCTGCGGCCCGCCGCGATGCTGGACATAGGGCCAACCCGTCTCGGACACCGTTGCCATGTAGAAACTGTCCCGGCTGGAAATGAAGGCCGCCTCGGCCTCCGTGAACCGGTCAAACTCCCGGTTGCCTTTGAAGTCGGCCCACATGTCGGCCACGCCAAGTTCTTCCTGCACTGCCCGCACGGCGGGCGTCACAGCAACATCGAGAAAACCGAAAGCCATTTCTTATCTCCAATCCTGCCTGCTCAACGACTATTGGTGCCGGTTGTCTGCGCGCAGAGCTTCCAGATGAAGCAGGGCGGCTCTGCGCAGGCTCGAAATATCCGATCCGGATTGCGACATCACGCGGATACCGGACATGAAGGTGGCCACCATGAGGGCAGCATCGCCCGGCGCCAGACCCTGCCGAAGCGAGCCATCAAGACACCCGGCCGTGACGGCCTCTTCCACCAGCGCAAGCTGGCTCGTCATGTAGCTGTCGAGCAGGCGCTGAATGCGGGGCTCCTTTTTGCCGATTGCCGGCGCCATCCGCGACGCGACGATCATGCAACCCGCTGCATGCCCCTCACCTTGCGCTTGCTCTTCCTCCTGAAGAATGAGCTCGAACAGCGCTGCCAGCCGGGCATGGCCGGAAAGATCGCCCCGCCGGAGGATCGCCTCCTGGTGGTCCATGGCCTCTGCGATCTGCCATTCCAGCGACCGGATGAACAATTCGTCTTTGGATATGAATGTATTGTACAGGCTGCTGCGCCGCACACCCGCCGCCTCGCATAATTGCTCCGTCGACGTATCGGCAAAGCCATGCATCCTGAACTGTTTTGCGCTCGCGGCCAGAACCGCCGTCTCATCGAACTCTCTCGGCCGTGCCATGGTGGTCCCGCATGTATTTTGTATTTTCAAGTACAGAACTACCACGCCGCCTGCCGCGGGTCAAGGATCCGGGGGATGATCGCGGCCGGCCCGCGCGGCGTTCCCCGTTTCGCGAAAGGGCTTCGCAGGATCAAGCACTATCGCAGGCCCGCCTGACATGACAGTGATCGCCGGCGGGCGCCTTTCGTCTCTGGTGAAGGAGGGTCTGCGCGATACAATTGCCAAAGGAGCGGTCATGGAAATCGGGATCGACAGTTTCGCAGCCATCCTCCCCGATCCGGCGACGGGTCGGGTTCCGTCGGCAACCGATCGGATGGCGGAACTGATCGAGGAAATCGAGGTGGCTGATCGTGTCGGACTGGACGTATTCGGCATCGGCGAACATCACCGTGCAGAGTTTCTCGACTCGGCGCCAACGATCATATTGGCGGCTGCAGCCGCCCGGACGAACCGGATCAAGCTGACCAGCGCGGTCACCATCTTGAGCGCCGCCGATCCTGTGCGCATCTTTCAGGAATTTGCAACGCTCGATCTGATCTCGAAAGGTCGTGCTGAAATCGTTGCAGGCCGCGGATCCTTCGTCGAAGCTTACCCGCTCTTCGGCCTGGACACGCGCGACTATGACGCGCTTTTTGCGGAAAAGCTCGATCTTCTGCTTGCGCTGCAAGACGAGACGAATGTGACCTGGGCGGGGCGGTTCCGACCGCCGCTCACCGGGCAAGGCGTCTATCCGCGTCCGCATCAAGAGCGCCTGCCGATATGGATCGGCGTCGGCGGCACCCCGCAATCCTTCGCGCGCGCAGGGGCGCTCGGTCTTCCCTTGATGATCGCCATCATTGGCGGAAGCTTCGATCGCTTCCGTCCCCTCGTCGATCTCTATCGAGAGGCTGGCAAACGCGCGGGACACGGACCCGACATGCTCAAGATCGGCGTTCATGCAATGGGCTTTGTCGGCGAAAGCGATGCCGCAGCAAGGGACGCCTTCTTTCCTGGCTGGGCGCATCTGACAGCGGATATCGGGCGCGAGCGCGGCTGGTCGCCGCCGACCCGGCAACAGTTCGACGTGATGGCAGGACCGGAAGGTGCATTTCTGGTCGGGGAACCGAGGACCGTCGCGGCCAAGATGCTGCAGGCGAGCGAGACCCTGGGCGGGATATCGCGGATCACCTTCCAGATGAGCACGGCTGCTCTCGATATTGCCGCGATGAAGCGGTCAATCGAGTTGCTGGGCACCGAAGTGGCCCCCGTCGTCAGGGCAGCGCAGCGCGGCTGAGACGCTAAGGCTGATGTCGGCGGCAAGATCGAAGTGAACCGGCGGCCTCCGACGCGACGCGGAACAAGCAGACGGCCGCATCGTCAAGGTGGCCGCGAAACAGCCGGGGGAGCTGCTGCTAAAATGCGATATCCGGCTTGGTCAGCATCAGCCAGACAATGCCGATGACGGAGAAGAAGGCGGGAAAACCGCATGCGAACCAGACGCGGTAGAGCCTGACCCATTGCCCGGAAAGCGGCTCGTTGCGCATCTCTGCGAGCCGCGCCAGGTTCCGCAATCGGATTTGTATCCAGATGACCGGGAGCCAGAAAACACCCG
The sequence above is a segment of the Rhizobium sp. SSA_523 genome. Coding sequences within it:
- a CDS encoding TetR/AcrR family transcriptional regulator, translating into MARPREFDETAVLAASAKQFRMHGFADTSTEQLCEAAGVRRSSLYNTFISKDELFIRSLEWQIAEAMDHQEAILRRGDLSGHARLAALFELILQEEEQAQGEGHAAGCMIVASRMAPAIGKKEPRIQRLLDSYMTSQLALVEEAVTAGCLDGSLRQGLAPGDAALMVATFMSGIRVMSQSGSDISSLRRAALLHLEALRADNRHQ
- a CDS encoding LLM class flavin-dependent oxidoreductase; this translates as MEIGIDSFAAILPDPATGRVPSATDRMAELIEEIEVADRVGLDVFGIGEHHRAEFLDSAPTIILAAAAARTNRIKLTSAVTILSAADPVRIFQEFATLDLISKGRAEIVAGRGSFVEAYPLFGLDTRDYDALFAEKLDLLLALQDETNVTWAGRFRPPLTGQGVYPRPHQERLPIWIGVGGTPQSFARAGALGLPLMIAIIGGSFDRFRPLVDLYREAGKRAGHGPDMLKIGVHAMGFVGESDAAARDAFFPGWAHLTADIGRERGWSPPTRQQFDVMAGPEGAFLVGEPRTVAAKMLQASETLGGISRITFQMSTAALDIAAMKRSIELLGTEVAPVVRAAQRG
- a CDS encoding LysR family transcriptional regulator; translated protein: MDLGDLSLFVRIAQLHSISAAARDLGLTPAAASARLSSLERKLSTRLLHRTTRQATLTEDGLAFLPHAEHVLLAADSALAALGREQAAPRGILRVAAPASFARMHIVPGLPDCFARYPDLSLDLRISDTIVDLVEGAFDVAVRYTEPSDSSFVARRLAPDNRVLVASPDYLRQHGRPDTPDDLAHHTCLVVGTLDLWTFRGDNGETIERRVTPSLRINDGGAVRDAASAGLGIALMATWCAADEIRSGLLVPALPRFPLISTQTLWALYPSNRELAPKVRVFIDWLVKRFGNQPYWDEGLDAILGKAG
- a CDS encoding pyridoxamine 5'-phosphate oxidase family protein, with the protein product MAFGFLDVAVTPAVRAVQEELGVADMWADFKGNREFDRFTEAEAAFISSRDSFYMATVSETGWPYVQHRGGPQGFLKVLDDQTLAFADYRGNFQYISLGNLSANDKACLFLMDYPRRARLKIYVYADVVALDADPAMTDAVLAGATGKVERIIRLRLQNFDWNCPQHIVPRFTEAQMAAALQPIRDRLESLEAENARLRAQMPQG